The proteins below come from a single Chryseobacterium bernardetii genomic window:
- a CDS encoding RrF2 family transcriptional regulator — MVRLARNYNQGYLSTSVIAQDENIPKKFLEQILLELKRTKLVNSKQGKVGGYYLLKSPDEVSLADIYRIFDGPIALTPCVSLNFYEACDDCVDEAECYLRNELMIVREKTRKSMMEATLTSFINKK, encoded by the coding sequence ATGGTCAGATTAGCAAGAAATTACAATCAAGGCTATCTGTCCACTTCTGTTATTGCACAGGATGAAAACATTCCCAAAAAGTTTCTGGAGCAAATTCTTCTTGAGCTTAAAAGAACCAAGCTTGTTAACAGCAAGCAGGGCAAAGTAGGAGGATATTACCTTTTAAAATCTCCTGATGAAGTATCATTAGCAGATATCTACCGTATTTTTGACGGGCCTATTGCATTGACTCCCTGTGTTTCTTTAAACTTCTACGAAGCCTGTGACGATTGTGTAGATGAAGCAGAATGTTACTTAAGAAATGAATTAATGATCGTTCGTGAGAAAACCAGAAAAAGCATGATGGAGGCCACTCTGACCTCGTTTATCAATAAAAAATAA
- a CDS encoding M43 family zinc metalloprotease: protein MKKFKLLLLVSLFPIIGFAQENRPHECKADEMMKKHFELHPESKAEYENFEKFTKDFVKKMESNKTPLNQKVNAPNYIIPVVFHVYGESQSNIKVNYQKVVDLLRQINLNFNGTNTDSNTIDSYFQPIRGTLSIEFRLAKIDPTGKATSGVVFHPFKSGYGNGGGYDAQIGADAWDNTKYMNVYIQNDLYADKDLYQSGVAWYPDSYMTSVNTARVVYNGRYIYDAAGTVASNEFSDTFTHEFGHWLNLQHTFNVLCSTANPGNDGDGVADTPVENNSSGLGCTAGNNCLGQKVNVENYMGYNGSAGCYKMFTNGQFNRMLAALNHPSRINLWQPANLAATGVANTPPKLTLSNSTFTENLNNNGAVSLDGTVASAPTSTITLNGATFAVPNGTTLATGTHFTSSLPAGLTAAIVVTSPTTATLTINGAATSHPKSQVLNSSIMFLNPAITGGVTSLGSTTALALTFSYKDPYKIVTGTPLESYANPTPTTVTTNSGAPWKYFIINPELSDDAGYGAWYYGANQLKLETYWKGLVCQTGTRNISLIPACTTITNANNIGYPTGTPGQLDVYTPTYTTWSGQTAYVGFRNQFEGYNINGYFKLIVRANGSGYSVTEFGYNTQPYGSITTPCALSSLSTSDIDTTNSETSIYPNPVSDVLNIKTKGKIKSISVYDMSGRKMNAKVIGDKVDVKHFLSGTYLIDIETSLGKSSQKFIKK, encoded by the coding sequence ATGAAAAAATTTAAATTACTACTACTTGTTTCCCTATTTCCAATAATAGGTTTTGCTCAAGAAAACAGACCTCATGAGTGTAAAGCAGATGAAATGATGAAAAAACATTTTGAACTGCACCCTGAATCTAAGGCTGAATATGAAAATTTTGAAAAATTCACCAAAGATTTTGTAAAAAAAATGGAATCAAACAAAACTCCATTGAATCAAAAGGTCAATGCTCCCAACTACATCATCCCTGTGGTTTTTCATGTGTATGGAGAATCTCAGAGTAATATAAAAGTAAATTACCAAAAAGTAGTTGACTTGCTGCGACAAATCAACTTAAATTTCAATGGAACTAATACTGATTCAAACACTATAGATTCTTACTTCCAGCCTATTAGGGGCACATTAAGTATTGAATTCCGCTTAGCTAAAATTGACCCAACCGGAAAAGCAACAAGCGGAGTGGTATTTCACCCTTTCAAAAGCGGATATGGCAACGGAGGCGGATATGATGCCCAAATTGGCGCAGATGCATGGGATAATACAAAATATATGAATGTGTATATACAAAATGATCTATATGCTGATAAAGACTTATATCAATCGGGAGTTGCCTGGTATCCGGATTCATACATGACTTCAGTAAATACAGCCAGAGTTGTTTATAATGGCCGTTATATATATGATGCTGCAGGAACTGTGGCTTCAAACGAGTTTTCGGATACATTCACTCACGAATTTGGGCATTGGCTAAATCTTCAACACACGTTCAATGTTCTTTGTTCAACGGCAAACCCTGGCAATGATGGTGACGGAGTTGCTGACACCCCTGTAGAAAATAATTCTTCCGGATTAGGATGTACAGCTGGAAACAATTGCCTTGGACAAAAAGTGAACGTTGAAAACTATATGGGATACAACGGTTCCGCTGGTTGTTATAAAATGTTTACCAATGGACAATTTAACAGAATGTTAGCCGCATTAAATCACCCGTCAAGAATAAATTTATGGCAGCCTGCCAACTTAGCCGCAACCGGAGTTGCCAATACTCCTCCTAAATTAACCCTTAGCAACAGTACATTTACTGAGAACTTAAACAATAATGGAGCCGTATCATTAGATGGAACAGTAGCATCTGCTCCTACATCAACCATTACCTTAAACGGAGCAACATTTGCCGTACCCAATGGAACAACTCTTGCTACAGGAACACATTTCACCTCTTCATTACCAGCAGGGTTAACAGCAGCTATAGTAGTTACAAGTCCTACTACTGCTACACTTACCATAAATGGTGCGGCAACCAGTCATCCTAAAAGTCAGGTCCTGAATTCATCAATTATGTTCCTGAATCCCGCTATAACAGGAGGGGTAACTTCATTAGGATCAACTACAGCTTTGGCATTAACTTTTTCTTACAAAGATCCCTATAAAATAGTTACAGGAACTCCTCTGGAAAGTTATGCCAACCCAACACCAACAACGGTAACAACGAACTCCGGAGCGCCTTGGAAATATTTTATCATTAACCCGGAGCTTAGTGATGATGCAGGGTATGGCGCTTGGTACTATGGAGCCAATCAATTAAAATTGGAAACCTATTGGAAAGGATTGGTTTGCCAAACAGGAACACGAAATATCAGTTTAATTCCAGCCTGCACCACTATAACTAATGCAAATAATATAGGGTATCCAACTGGTACTCCCGGACAACTTGACGTGTACACCCCTACATACACTACCTGGTCTGGCCAAACCGCTTATGTTGGTTTTAGAAACCAATTCGAAGGTTACAATATTAACGGCTATTTCAAACTTATTGTTAGGGCCAATGGTTCAGGCTATTCTGTAACTGAGTTTGGATACAATACACAACCATATGGCAGTATTACAACACCTTGTGCATTATCTTCATTATCCACTTCAGACATTGATACAACAAACTCAGAAACATCCATCTATCCAAATCCAGTTTCTGATGTATTGAATATTAAAACAAAAGGTAAAATTAAATCAATTTCTGTTTACGACATGTCTGGAAGAAAAATGAATGCTAAAGTTATTGGTGATAAGGTTGATGTTAAACACTTCCTAAGCGGAACTTATTTAATTGATATTGAAACTTCTTTAGGAAAATCTTCCCAAAAATTCATTAAAAAATAG
- a CDS encoding NAD(P)/FAD-dependent oxidoreductase, whose protein sequence is MTQNKGKALVIGAGIAGLSSAYYLLEKGWQVEILEQNDLGNNCSYGNAGMIVPSHFTPLAAPGVVAQGIRWMFDSKSPFYVKPSLSTQLLSWGLKFLKYSNQKHVDRSAQAIRDLNLASSSLYNEIAGKEEFDFELNQNGILMLYKTEKVAEEETELAHKAISLGLPVDILDKKGIQELEPNAQLDVIGGINYKCDGHMNPVKLMKQMISYLKNNGVIFHTQHKVTEYEIAGNNIKAVIANGKKFSADRFIMTGGSFLPELARKAGIKIQLMPGKGYSFMHSPENPVNTLEHAALLLEARVAVTPMNGQIRFGGTMELASHHDKVNMKRVEGIINSIPKYMPDFQVKLPKEPEIWFGYRPCAPDGLPYLGQSSKLKNLIIAGGGGMMGLSLGPIFGKTVSELANDQKPTVEIKIFNPERFS, encoded by the coding sequence ATGACACAAAATAAAGGCAAAGCACTGGTTATAGGTGCCGGAATCGCAGGATTAAGCTCAGCCTATTATCTTTTGGAAAAAGGCTGGCAGGTAGAGATCCTGGAACAGAATGATCTTGGCAATAATTGCTCTTATGGGAATGCAGGAATGATTGTTCCCAGCCATTTTACTCCTTTGGCCGCTCCCGGAGTTGTTGCACAGGGTATTCGGTGGATGTTTGATAGTAAAAGTCCGTTTTATGTGAAACCATCGCTAAGCACTCAACTTTTATCCTGGGGCTTAAAATTTCTGAAATATTCCAATCAAAAGCATGTAGATCGTTCTGCACAGGCCATCAGGGATCTTAATCTGGCAAGCAGCAGTCTTTATAATGAAATTGCAGGAAAAGAAGAATTTGATTTTGAATTGAATCAAAACGGAATTCTGATGCTCTATAAAACCGAAAAAGTAGCCGAAGAAGAAACTGAGCTCGCTCATAAAGCTATCAGCTTGGGTTTACCTGTTGATATTCTTGACAAAAAAGGAATTCAGGAACTGGAACCCAATGCCCAACTGGATGTCATCGGAGGAATTAATTACAAATGTGACGGACATATGAATCCGGTAAAACTAATGAAGCAAATGATCTCTTACCTTAAAAACAATGGGGTTATTTTCCATACCCAACATAAGGTAACAGAGTATGAAATCGCTGGAAATAATATTAAAGCAGTGATCGCCAATGGTAAAAAGTTTTCAGCGGACCGTTTCATTATGACCGGAGGTTCATTTTTACCCGAACTGGCCCGAAAAGCAGGGATTAAAATTCAGCTCATGCCAGGAAAAGGCTATTCTTTCATGCATAGCCCTGAAAATCCAGTTAATACATTAGAACATGCGGCATTATTACTGGAAGCAAGAGTAGCCGTAACTCCCATGAATGGACAGATTCGCTTTGGAGGAACCATGGAACTGGCTTCTCATCATGATAAAGTGAATATGAAAAGAGTAGAGGGAATCATCAACTCTATCCCCAAATACATGCCTGATTTTCAGGTAAAATTGCCCAAAGAGCCTGAAATATGGTTCGGATACAGACCTTGTGCCCCAGATGGACTTCCTTATCTGGGACAGTCTTCCAAATTAAAGAACCTGATTATTGCAGGCGGAGGCGGAATGATGGGCTTAAGTCTCGGACCTATTTTTGGAAAAACAGTTTCTGAGCTTGCCAATGACCAAAAGCCAACGGTTGAGATAAAGATATTCAACCCTGAAAGATTTAGTTAA
- a CDS encoding phosphoadenylyl-sulfate reductase, whose product MENSLKNEFEKLKEEALTLASETDFLQLLTEKFPDGVVFSTSFSYEDQVITHLVKNLNVDIFTLDTGRLFEQTYETWASTKAFFKKEIKAYYPNTEELKKFVSENGPNSFYQSVEQRKACCTIRKVHPLKSALKGYKVWITGLRAEHSPNRQNMPALEWDEDNQIIKFHPLLHWNTEQVTDYVKTHQLPYNYLHKKGFVSIGCEPCTRAIQEGEDFRAGRWWWEDANKKECGLHIHQ is encoded by the coding sequence ATGGAAAACAGTCTGAAAAACGAGTTCGAAAAATTGAAAGAAGAAGCGCTTACACTGGCTTCTGAAACAGATTTCCTGCAATTACTGACAGAAAAATTTCCGGATGGAGTAGTATTTTCAACCAGCTTCAGCTACGAAGATCAGGTCATCACTCATCTGGTAAAAAACCTGAATGTGGATATTTTTACACTGGATACAGGAAGACTTTTTGAACAGACCTATGAAACCTGGGCTTCTACAAAAGCTTTCTTCAAAAAAGAGATCAAAGCCTATTATCCGAATACTGAGGAACTGAAAAAATTTGTTTCAGAAAACGGACCCAATTCATTTTATCAATCCGTAGAGCAGAGGAAAGCATGCTGTACCATCAGAAAAGTACATCCTTTGAAATCTGCTTTGAAAGGATACAAGGTCTGGATCACAGGTTTACGGGCAGAACATTCCCCAAACAGGCAAAATATGCCGGCACTGGAATGGGATGAAGATAATCAGATCATTAAGTTTCATCCGCTTCTTCACTGGAATACAGAGCAGGTGACAGATTACGTTAAAACTCATCAGCTTCCTTACAATTATCTTCATAAAAAAGGATTTGTAAGCATTGGATGTGAACCCTGTACCAGAGCCATTCAGGAAGGAGAAGATTTCAGAGCAGGCCGATGGTGGTGGGAAGATGCCAATAAAAAAGAATGCGGTCTGCATATTCATCAATAA
- a CDS encoding dihydrodipicolinate synthase family protein has protein sequence MSTKLNWEGIYPAVLTPFTKEGKIDFEMFTINTEAQIKAGVHGIILAGTLGEASALETEEKFELLQYAKKITKGRIPVILNLSENTTKNAVHFAQKAKELGADGLMLLPPMRYKADSHEVVEYFKAVATATDLPILIYNNPVDYGIYVTLEMFDELIKYPTIQAVKESTRDLANVTRMINRFGNRIKILGGVDTICLETLMLGADGLVAGLVDAFPHETMAMYNYVKAGQYDKAVAIYRWFMPLLELDIHPKLIQYIKLAATAEGISNPYVRAPRLELQGEEAERIHKVIEEGRANRPTLD, from the coding sequence ATGAGTACAAAACTAAACTGGGAAGGTATTTATCCTGCTGTATTAACTCCTTTTACGAAAGAAGGAAAGATTGATTTTGAAATGTTTACGATCAATACAGAGGCCCAGATTAAAGCCGGAGTTCATGGGATTATCCTTGCCGGAACATTGGGAGAAGCCAGTGCGTTGGAAACTGAAGAAAAATTTGAACTTCTTCAATATGCTAAAAAAATTACAAAAGGCAGAATTCCCGTTATCCTCAACCTTTCTGAAAATACAACTAAAAATGCGGTTCATTTTGCCCAAAAAGCAAAAGAATTGGGAGCTGATGGATTAATGTTACTTCCTCCAATGCGTTACAAAGCCGACAGCCACGAAGTGGTAGAATATTTCAAAGCGGTGGCCACTGCTACAGATCTTCCTATCCTTATCTATAACAATCCTGTTGATTACGGAATCTACGTGACCCTGGAAATGTTTGATGAGCTTATTAAGTATCCAACTATTCAGGCTGTTAAAGAATCTACACGAGATCTGGCCAATGTAACCAGAATGATTAACCGTTTTGGAAACAGAATCAAAATTCTTGGCGGAGTAGATACCATTTGTCTTGAAACCTTAATGCTTGGTGCTGATGGGTTGGTAGCAGGATTGGTAGATGCTTTCCCTCATGAGACTATGGCCATGTACAACTATGTTAAAGCGGGGCAATATGATAAAGCGGTGGCCATTTACAGATGGTTCATGCCATTATTAGAGTTAGATATTCATCCTAAGCTTATCCAGTATATCAAACTGGCTGCAACCGCTGAAGGAATCAGCAATCCGTATGTAAGAGCACCACGCCTTGAACTTCAGGGTGAAGAAGCTGAAAGAATCCATAAGGTTATTGAAGAGGGCAGAGCTAACCGCCCTACATTAGACTAA
- a CDS encoding AraC family transcriptional regulator, translating to MKRIVNFNSFNVFRIEKEAWDIEYHNHNFYELIIIENGKGSHHLNGITFPYKKGDVFLLRPSDAHEFTIQNKTRFIYIKFTEDYIRENLLMNKKNELKQMMQILMEDRSFVYESVIKSKTDREHFLQLSRILLYEFSHKNLYNKEITTDLFSGIITIFIRNTMNNTMNQNWASKNLSRIDKILYYINVNFLDADRMKIENMAGEFMLSPNYISIYMKKETGFSIQQHIIQYKVKAAEKLLLQSTYNISEIADRLGFNDVSHFNKIFKTYRNQSPSAFKKENKAI from the coding sequence ATGAAAAGAATTGTCAACTTCAATTCCTTCAACGTTTTCAGGATCGAAAAAGAAGCCTGGGACATTGAATATCACAACCATAACTTCTATGAACTGATTATCATAGAAAACGGAAAAGGTTCCCACCACCTGAACGGTATTACATTCCCATATAAAAAAGGAGATGTATTTCTTCTGAGGCCCAGTGATGCTCATGAATTTACCATTCAAAACAAAACCCGGTTCATTTATATAAAATTCACAGAAGACTATATTCGGGAAAATCTTTTGATGAACAAAAAAAATGAACTGAAACAAATGATGCAAATTCTGATGGAAGACCGGTCTTTTGTATATGAATCAGTGATTAAAAGTAAAACAGACAGGGAACATTTTCTTCAGCTTTCCAGAATTCTTCTGTATGAATTCAGCCATAAAAACTTATACAATAAAGAAATTACAACTGATCTCTTTTCCGGAATTATCACTATTTTCATCAGAAATACCATGAATAACACAATGAATCAGAACTGGGCTTCTAAAAATTTAAGCAGAATCGATAAAATTCTCTATTACATCAATGTCAATTTTCTGGATGCTGACAGGATGAAAATAGAGAATATGGCCGGAGAATTTATGCTTTCACCAAATTACATCAGTATCTATATGAAAAAAGAAACGGGGTTTTCCATCCAGCAGCACATTATCCAATATAAGGTGAAAGCGGCTGAAAAACTTCTGCTTCAGAGTACTTATAACATCAGTGAGATTGCAGACAGACTTGGGTTTAATGATGTTAGCCATTTCAATAAAATATTTAAAACCTATAGAAACCAGTCACCATCTGCTTTTAAAAAAGAAAATAAAGCAATATAA
- a CDS encoding polysaccharide deacetylase family protein, whose translation MKYIRQSVMMLAATVFLVSGFKANDRTGKREPEEKNLPVTKKNWPNGAQLVISVSMQFETGGQPEGAESPFSNTPLPKGQPDLPAESWYRYGGNEGIYRMLDLWKKYDIKVTSHVVGTAAEKYPEIAKAIADGGHEIAAHGISWDNQWNKSYEDELRFVKQGVDAVAKITGQKAVGYNCNWLRRSPNTLKVLQELGFLYHIDDLSHDEPFITKVKGKNFVVIPYTLRNNDIVNIEGKHWSPDQFLAQLKFEFDRLYEEGATKRRMMSISFHDRIGGTPAMVHAMEEFIKYTKEKQGVVFMRKDDIARMVMNDPDTPVDNSEAKFNH comes from the coding sequence ATGAAATATATAAGACAATCGGTAATGATGCTTGCCGCAACAGTATTTTTAGTATCTGGTTTTAAAGCGAATGACAGAACCGGAAAAAGAGAACCGGAAGAAAAGAATCTTCCTGTAACCAAAAAAAATTGGCCCAATGGAGCCCAATTGGTCATTTCAGTATCTATGCAGTTTGAAACGGGAGGCCAGCCGGAAGGTGCAGAAAGTCCTTTCAGCAACACTCCGCTTCCTAAAGGCCAGCCGGACCTTCCTGCAGAAAGCTGGTACCGTTATGGTGGAAATGAAGGGATTTACCGCATGCTGGATCTGTGGAAAAAATATGATATCAAAGTAACTTCTCATGTAGTAGGAACGGCTGCAGAGAAATATCCTGAGATAGCGAAAGCAATTGCAGACGGAGGACATGAGATTGCAGCTCACGGGATCTCATGGGATAACCAGTGGAATAAAAGTTATGAGGATGAACTTCGTTTTGTAAAACAGGGTGTAGATGCTGTTGCTAAAATTACAGGACAAAAAGCCGTAGGTTACAACTGCAACTGGCTGAGAAGAAGCCCGAACACTTTAAAAGTATTACAGGAACTTGGATTTCTGTATCATATTGATGATCTTAGCCATGACGAGCCTTTCATTACCAAGGTGAAAGGAAAGAACTTTGTGGTGATTCCCTACACGCTTCGTAATAATGATATTGTGAATATTGAAGGTAAACACTGGAGTCCGGATCAGTTTCTTGCTCAGTTGAAATTTGAATTTGACAGGCTTTATGAGGAAGGTGCAACTAAAAGAAGAATGATGAGCATCAGTTTCCATGACCGGATTGGAGGAACGCCTGCAATGGTGCATGCGATGGAGGAATTTATAAAATATACCAAAGAGAAACAGGGAGTTGTGTTTATGAGAAAGGATGATATTGCTAGGATGGTGATGAATGATCCGGATACTCCGGTTGATAACAGTGAAGCAAAGTTCAATCATTAA
- a CDS encoding DoxX family protein, with the protein MNTKIAYFFLRLSMGINFFGHGLVRLAKLQDFADGMVKGFEKSWLPEFFVQVFSTALPFLEFSIGLLLIIGFKTRIAAMAGASLIILFLFGSSTVENWEAMGIQMIYAGLFYILISRIDDNYLSLDKK; encoded by the coding sequence ATGAATACAAAAATAGCCTACTTTTTCCTTCGTTTATCAATGGGGATCAATTTTTTCGGACATGGATTGGTAAGATTAGCCAAGCTTCAGGATTTTGCTGATGGAATGGTAAAAGGCTTTGAAAAAAGCTGGCTTCCTGAATTTTTTGTACAGGTATTCAGTACAGCACTTCCCTTTTTGGAATTTTCCATAGGACTGCTGCTTATTATTGGCTTTAAAACAAGAATAGCGGCTATGGCAGGAGCTTCACTGATTATACTATTTCTATTTGGCAGCAGTACAGTTGAGAATTGGGAGGCAATGGGAATTCAAATGATCTATGCAGGACTGTTTTATATCCTGATCTCCAGAATAGATGACAATTATCTTTCTCTGGATAAAAAATAA
- a CDS encoding aldehyde dehydrogenase (NADP(+)) has product MIEETSKQNIEVRIQMASEAYQFLKNTTIKQRAALMNAVADRIEALGEELLTTAHAETSLPLARLTGEKARTVGQWRSYAKAVASGIYTEPRIDLAQPEKQKGDLRKYNIGLGPVLVFGASNFPFAFSTAGGDTASAIGAGCPVIVKAHPAHPKTSQMMADTISNAVKEFGWPAGIFSHITETSYETGAYLTQHKEIQAVAFTGSFNGGKALFDMASRRENPIPVFAEMGSINPVFALKNLIEDKAEALAKEYISSLTLGVGQFCTNPGVFIALKGKSLDRFISAVNNEVQEVTPAHMLHNGIYENFEKHKTTAITQPDIEVIASKQQEEGKGSATVIKTNAQNFLHNPVLSEEVFGPFGIIVTCENQEELVQIARHLKGQLTITVAATSDDVRENAELIHLLKDKCGRLLFNGMPTGVEVVYAMQHGGPFPSTTDARFTSVGPDAVKRFVRPISFQNWPDEFLPEELKNQNPLQISRIVDGEVNSGSLKPETV; this is encoded by the coding sequence ATGATTGAAGAAACATCAAAACAAAACATTGAGGTAAGAATTCAGATGGCTTCCGAAGCATACCAGTTCCTGAAGAATACCACTATAAAACAACGGGCAGCATTGATGAATGCTGTGGCCGATCGGATTGAAGCTTTAGGAGAAGAACTTTTAACTACCGCTCATGCTGAAACTTCATTACCTCTGGCAAGACTTACGGGTGAAAAAGCCAGAACAGTAGGACAATGGAGAAGTTACGCAAAAGCAGTAGCCTCAGGAATATACACAGAACCAAGAATTGATCTAGCCCAGCCTGAAAAACAGAAAGGAGATCTCAGAAAATATAATATTGGTCTAGGGCCTGTGTTGGTTTTCGGAGCCAGTAATTTTCCGTTTGCTTTTTCTACTGCTGGCGGTGATACCGCGAGTGCCATAGGAGCAGGCTGTCCTGTTATTGTAAAGGCACATCCGGCACATCCTAAGACCTCTCAAATGATGGCGGATACAATCTCAAATGCAGTAAAAGAGTTCGGATGGCCGGCAGGAATTTTCAGTCATATTACCGAAACCTCCTATGAAACCGGAGCTTACTTAACGCAGCACAAAGAAATTCAGGCAGTAGCATTTACCGGTTCATTCAATGGTGGAAAAGCTTTGTTTGATATGGCCAGCCGTCGCGAAAACCCTATTCCGGTATTTGCTGAAATGGGTAGCATTAATCCTGTATTTGCACTTAAAAACCTGATTGAAGATAAAGCAGAAGCTTTAGCAAAAGAATATATCAGTTCATTAACATTAGGAGTAGGACAGTTCTGTACTAATCCGGGAGTTTTTATTGCTTTGAAAGGAAAATCTCTGGACCGTTTCATCTCTGCAGTTAACAATGAAGTTCAGGAAGTTACACCTGCTCATATGCTTCACAATGGAATCTATGAGAATTTTGAAAAGCATAAAACAACAGCCATTACACAGCCTGATATTGAAGTAATTGCCTCAAAACAACAGGAAGAAGGAAAAGGAAGTGCTACGGTTATAAAAACCAATGCTCAAAACTTCCTCCATAATCCTGTACTAAGTGAAGAAGTCTTTGGGCCTTTTGGAATCATTGTAACCTGTGAAAATCAGGAAGAACTTGTACAAATCGCTCGACATTTAAAAGGACAGTTAACCATTACAGTAGCAGCAACTTCAGATGATGTACGCGAAAATGCAGAACTGATTCACCTTTTGAAAGATAAATGCGGCAGACTGCTCTTCAACGGAATGCCTACCGGAGTAGAAGTGGTTTATGCCATGCAACACGGTGGGCCGTTTCCTTCTACAACAGATGCCCGTTTTACTTCCGTAGGACCAGATGCCGTAAAACGATTTGTTCGCCCTATTTCTTTTCAGAACTGGCCGGATGAATTTTTACCGGAAGAACTGAAGAATCAAAATCCATTGCAGATCAGCAGAATCGTAGATGGAGAAGTGAATTCAGGATCATTAAAACCAGAAACCGTATGA
- a CDS encoding GNAT family N-acetyltransferase, translated as MYFKNENIIIREFTSQELSLFLDMFTNENVTRYLPYKSPEEFKQMFEKALSDYKEGPLSRWGIFNARNNDFVGMGLARIFLHNPEQIEIGYTLSENYWGKGVGTEVCKALVNYCNSLNSKKDIIAVTHLDNIGSQKVLLKNGFNRNENLIEENRELAYFIYSGEEA; from the coding sequence ATGTATTTTAAAAACGAAAACATCATTATACGGGAGTTCACTTCACAGGAACTCAGCTTATTCCTGGATATGTTTACAAACGAAAATGTTACCCGTTATCTGCCTTATAAATCTCCGGAAGAATTTAAGCAGATGTTTGAAAAAGCATTATCAGATTATAAAGAAGGACCGCTTAGCAGATGGGGAATATTTAATGCCCGGAATAATGATTTCGTTGGAATGGGGCTGGCCAGGATTTTCCTCCATAATCCGGAACAGATAGAAATAGGATATACATTGAGTGAAAACTATTGGGGTAAAGGTGTGGGAACTGAAGTATGTAAAGCCCTTGTAAACTATTGTAATTCTTTAAACAGCAAAAAAGATATCATTGCAGTGACGCATCTGGATAATATTGGCTCACAAAAGGTACTTCTCAAAAATGGATTTAACAGAAATGAAAATCTGATTGAAGAAAACAGGGAACTGGCTTACTTTATATATTCAGGAGAAGAAGCATAG
- a CDS encoding 4-hydroxyproline epimerase produces the protein MNRTFFCIDSHTCGCPVRLVAGGGPILKGNSMMERRLHFMKEYDWIRKGLMFEPRGHDMMSGSILYPPLDEQNDIGVLYIETSGCLPMCGHGTIGTVTIAIEEGLVVPKIPGKLRLETPAGLILIDYIQEGKKVKSVKLTNVKSFLYAENLEVECPDLGLIKADVAYGGNFYAIIDPQENFRDISDFSASQLIDYGKIIRRLLNEKYQFVHPENEHISGLSHIQWTGNPTDPKASGRNAVLVGENALDRSPCGTGTSARMAQWYAKGKLKEGEEFIHESYIGSQFIGRIEGTATVDGKPAIIPSVEGWARITGYNQIIIDDEDPYWQGFQVM, from the coding sequence ATGAACAGAACATTTTTTTGCATAGATTCCCACACCTGTGGCTGTCCGGTACGCCTGGTTGCAGGTGGCGGGCCGATTTTAAAAGGAAATTCCATGATGGAGCGCAGGCTTCACTTCATGAAAGAATACGACTGGATCCGAAAAGGTCTCATGTTTGAGCCCCGCGGCCACGATATGATGAGCGGAAGCATTCTTTATCCACCTCTTGATGAGCAAAATGATATCGGCGTTCTGTATATTGAAACCAGCGGCTGCCTTCCCATGTGCGGACACGGAACCATCGGAACGGTTACCATTGCCATAGAAGAAGGATTGGTAGTTCCTAAAATCCCGGGAAAACTTCGCCTTGAAACACCAGCAGGACTAATCCTCATAGATTATATCCAGGAAGGGAAAAAGGTAAAATCTGTAAAGTTAACCAACGTAAAATCTTTCCTTTATGCTGAAAACCTTGAAGTGGAATGCCCGGATCTTGGATTGATAAAAGCCGATGTTGCTTATGGTGGAAATTTTTACGCCATTATTGACCCTCAGGAAAATTTCAGAGATATTTCTGATTTCTCGGCTAGTCAGCTTATTGACTATGGGAAAATAATAAGAAGACTGCTTAACGAAAAATACCAGTTCGTTCATCCTGAAAATGAACATATTTCCGGATTAAGCCATATCCAATGGACCGGAAATCCTACAGATCCTAAAGCCAGCGGAAGAAACGCCGTATTAGTAGGTGAGAATGCTTTAGACCGTTCTCCTTGTGGTACCGGAACTTCAGCAAGAATGGCTCAATGGTATGCAAAAGGTAAATTAAAGGAAGGCGAAGAGTTTATCCATGAAAGCTATATCGGGTCCCAGTTTATAGGCAGAATTGAAGGAACAGCTACTGTAGATGGTAAACCTGCTATTATCCCTTCAGTAGAAGGTTGGGCAAGAATTACCGGCTATAATCAGATTATTATTGACGATGAAGATCCTTACTGGCAAGGATTTCAGGTAATGTAA